From Psychroflexus torquis ATCC 700755, the proteins below share one genomic window:
- a CDS encoding PaaI family thioesterase, with protein sequence MKPTTIPEKMLSQDAFSSWLGVEILEISLGKCKVGLKIRREMLNSMQKAHGGITYSLADTAFGFAANTHGNYAVSIETSINHIEALHENDYITAESIVEVTKNKLGFHIVELKKGEQIVALFKGVVYRTSKEWE encoded by the coding sequence ATGAAACCAACTACCATACCTGAAAAAATGCTTTCCCAAGATGCCTTTAGTTCTTGGTTAGGCGTTGAAATTTTGGAAATTAGCCTAGGAAAATGTAAGGTAGGCTTAAAAATAAGAAGGGAAATGCTGAATTCTATGCAAAAAGCCCATGGTGGGATTACCTATTCTTTAGCAGATACAGCCTTCGGTTTTGCTGCGAATACCCACGGAAACTATGCGGTCTCTATAGAAACCTCGATTAACCATATAGAAGCCTTACATGAAAATGATTATATCACAGCAGAATCCATAGTTGAAGTGACCAAAAATAAGCTAGGATTTCACATCGTTGAACTAAAAAAAGGAGAACAAATAGTAGCCTTATTTAAGGGAGTTGTTTACAGAACTTCTAAAGAATGGGAGTAA
- the paaD gene encoding 1,2-phenylacetyl-CoA epoxidase subunit PaaD gives MTEDVYIEAELFSILKSVPDPEIPVLSIIDLGVVRSAYLKGENVFVEITPTYSGCPAMDVIGDDIKTELKKHGYIPKVKLILSPAWTTDWMTDEGKQALRDYGIAPPMDATSDKEALLGNKRVISCPQCESKNTRLVSQFGSTACKAMFKCEDCEETFDYFKCLT, from the coding sequence TTGACTGAAGATGTATACATAGAAGCAGAACTCTTTTCGATCCTCAAATCAGTTCCGGATCCAGAAATCCCCGTGCTTTCCATTATCGACTTAGGTGTTGTAAGGTCAGCATATTTAAAGGGGGAAAACGTTTTTGTTGAAATTACTCCCACCTACAGTGGTTGTCCTGCTATGGATGTAATAGGAGATGATATCAAAACAGAACTCAAGAAACACGGTTACATTCCAAAAGTTAAACTCATTTTATCTCCAGCTTGGACTACCGATTGGATGACCGATGAAGGAAAGCAAGCTCTAAGAGATTATGGGATAGCCCCTCCAATGGACGCCACTTCAGATAAGGAGGCTTTGTTAGGAAATAAACGGGTCATTTCTTGTCCACAGTGTGAGTCTAAGAATACAAGACTGGTGAGTCAATTTGGTTCTACAGCTTGCAAGGCCATGTTTAAATGTGAGGATTGCGAAGAGACTTTCGATTATTTCAAATGTCTAACTTAA
- a CDS encoding enoyl-CoA hydratase-related protein has product MDSSILLNIQDQVAYIKFNRPKKYNSFNREMAFNLQKTLDDCSSNDEVRAIVLAGEGKAFCAGQDLQEITDPEQNPGFKKILDDHYNPIITRIRNIEKPVIAAVNGVAAGAGANIALACDIVVASEEASFIQAFSKIGLIPDSAGTFFLPRLIGFQRASALAMLGDKVDAVEAERMGMIYKYFSTETFHEEVESLAKKVSKMPTKALAYTKKALNKSFNNTLEEQLALESEYQIAAASTEDYEEGVAAFMEKRKPEFKGK; this is encoded by the coding sequence ATGGATTCCAGTATTTTACTAAATATACAAGATCAAGTCGCCTATATTAAGTTCAATAGGCCTAAGAAATACAATAGCTTCAACAGAGAAATGGCTTTCAACCTACAGAAAACTTTAGACGATTGCAGCAGCAATGATGAGGTTCGAGCTATAGTGCTTGCTGGAGAAGGCAAAGCTTTTTGTGCAGGTCAAGATTTACAAGAAATCACAGACCCCGAACAAAATCCTGGGTTTAAAAAGATCTTGGACGACCATTACAATCCGATTATCACCAGAATCAGAAATATAGAAAAGCCAGTGATCGCTGCTGTTAATGGAGTCGCCGCTGGTGCAGGAGCTAATATTGCTTTAGCCTGCGATATAGTAGTAGCCTCGGAAGAAGCAAGCTTTATACAAGCTTTTTCTAAAATTGGTTTAATTCCAGATTCAGCAGGAACATTTTTTCTACCCCGGTTAATCGGGTTTCAAAGGGCATCCGCTCTTGCAATGCTTGGGGATAAAGTAGATGCTGTGGAAGCTGAGCGCATGGGGATGATTTATAAATATTTTTCTACAGAAACCTTTCATGAGGAAGTGGAAAGTTTAGCTAAAAAAGTATCAAAGATGCCCACAAAAGCCTTGGCATACACCAAAAAAGCACTTAATAAATCTTTCAATAACACCTTAGAAGAACAATTAGCACTAGAATCGGAGTATCAAATCGCAGCCGCGTCTACAGAGGATTATGAAGAGGGAGTTGCCGCCTTTATGGAGAAACGCAAGCCTGAATTTAAAGGGAAGTAA
- a CDS encoding four helix bundle protein encodes MSKYKYDIENRLINFSVNVILVSGNLNGSFASQHLAKQLIRSTTSAALNYGEAQSAESPRDFLHKMRLCLKELRESLVNLKIQKGAELIENFKKLDELLEENNQLIAIFVTSIRTSEQKNK; translated from the coding sequence ATGAGTAAATACAAATATGATATTGAAAATCGTTTAATTAATTTCTCGGTAAACGTGATTCTTGTTTCTGGCAATTTGAATGGATCTTTTGCTTCTCAACACTTGGCTAAACAATTAATTAGATCAACCACATCGGCCGCTTTAAACTATGGAGAAGCGCAGAGTGCAGAATCTCCACGAGATTTTTTACATAAAATGCGTTTGTGTTTAAAAGAATTAAGGGAGTCATTAGTAAATTTAAAAATCCAAAAGGGAGCAGAATTGATTGAAAACTTTAAAAAGTTGGACGAATTATTAGAAGAAAACAATCAATTGATAGCCATATTTGTTACTAGTATTAGAACATCAGAACAAAAAAATAAATAG
- the paaC gene encoding 1,2-phenylacetyl-CoA epoxidase subunit PaaC: MTNENLIHYIHGIADNSMILGQRISELCGHGPTLETDIALTNIALDLLGQTRSYYQYVAELSLKDITEDDVAFLRKEREYKNVLLVEQPNTDFAYVIVRQYFFDVFHYLLLKELEKSKNVNFQAIAKKSLKEVSYHKRFSGDWLKRLGDGTKESKQKTQQAVNDLWVFTDELFHMTKDDQVVADAGFGVDNSTLKSEYYTVVNSLLKECKLQIPEVEYFQKGGKKGIHSEHMGYILSDMQFMQRTYPDMKW, encoded by the coding sequence ATGACAAATGAAAATTTAATACATTATATCCATGGTATCGCTGATAACTCGATGATTTTAGGTCAGCGTATTTCAGAATTGTGCGGTCACGGGCCTACTTTGGAAACCGATATTGCATTAACAAATATAGCCTTGGATTTATTAGGGCAAACTCGAAGCTATTATCAATATGTAGCCGAATTGTCCCTAAAAGATATCACTGAAGATGATGTGGCTTTTTTAAGAAAAGAAAGAGAATATAAAAATGTCCTTTTGGTAGAACAGCCAAATACAGATTTCGCTTATGTCATTGTCCGACAGTATTTCTTTGACGTGTTTCATTATTTACTTTTAAAAGAACTAGAGAAATCCAAGAATGTCAACTTTCAAGCTATCGCTAAAAAGAGTTTAAAAGAAGTGTCCTATCACAAGCGATTTTCTGGAGATTGGTTAAAAAGGCTTGGAGATGGAACTAAAGAAAGTAAACAGAAAACACAACAGGCCGTTAATGATTTATGGGTGTTTACCGATGAATTGTTTCATATGACAAAAGATGACCAAGTTGTTGCTGATGCTGGTTTTGGAGTTGATAATTCAACGTTGAAATCTGAGTATTACACAGTGGTAAATAGTTTACTTAAAGAATGTAAACTTCAAATCCCCGAGGTAGAATATTTCCAAAAAGGAGGGAAAAAAGGAATACATTCAGAACATATGGGATATATTTTATCCGACATGCAGTTTATGCAACGCACTTACCCAGATATGAAATGGTAA
- the paaB gene encoding 1,2-phenylacetyl-CoA epoxidase subunit PaaB translates to MKKNWQLWEVFVRSKNGLEHRHFGSLHAPDAEMALKNARDVYTRRNEGVSIWVVESKNIKASNPDDNAEMFEPATDKAYRHPTFYDLPDDIEHM, encoded by the coding sequence ATGAAAAAGAACTGGCAGCTTTGGGAAGTATTTGTAAGGAGTAAAAATGGCTTAGAACATCGCCATTTCGGAAGCTTACATGCCCCAGATGCAGAGATGGCTCTCAAAAATGCGAGAGATGTTTATACGAGAAGAAATGAAGGCGTAAGTATTTGGGTGGTAGAGTCCAAAAATATAAAAGCCTCCAATCCCGATGATAATGCAGAAATGTTTGAACCAGCAACAGATAAAGCATATCGTCATCCTACATTTTATGACTTACCGGACGATATTGAACACATGTAG
- a CDS encoding 3-hydroxyacyl-CoA dehydrogenase NAD-binding domain-containing protein, whose protein sequence is MNIAIIGSGTMGSGIAQVAATAECRVKIYDTKKEALEKAKQSLEKILNRLIEKGRIDDIEKTRIQSNITYVESLKDLSDADLTIEAIVENLDIKQKVFKELESYQSDEAIIASNTSSLSIASIASALEKPERCIGIHFFNPAPLMPLVEVVPAVQTSSKVFEDVFSIIESWKKIAVKAKDTPGFIVNRVARPFYGEALRIYEEGFAGLPEGEAGFATIDWAMKELGGFRMGPFQLMDFIGNDVNYTVTETVFTAFYYDPRYKPSLTQKRYAEAGYLGRKSGKGFYNYSENAKKIPPVKDKAQGEKIFNRILVMLINEAADALSLNIATAKDIDLAMTKGVNYPKGLLSWANKKRIDWCVEQMDFLYDTYREDRYRCSPLLRQLNKENKVFEI, encoded by the coding sequence ATGAACATAGCTATTATAGGAAGTGGAACCATGGGAAGTGGTATTGCTCAAGTCGCTGCAACAGCTGAGTGTCGCGTAAAAATTTACGATACAAAAAAGGAAGCTTTAGAAAAGGCGAAGCAGTCTTTAGAGAAAATACTCAATCGTTTGATTGAAAAAGGACGTATAGATGACATAGAAAAAACGAGGATACAGTCCAACATCACTTATGTGGAAAGCCTAAAAGATTTATCGGATGCCGATTTAACCATCGAAGCGATCGTCGAGAATCTAGACATTAAACAAAAGGTCTTTAAAGAACTGGAGAGCTATCAATCTGACGAAGCGATAATAGCTAGTAACACCTCCTCGCTTTCCATAGCGTCTATAGCTTCTGCCTTAGAAAAACCAGAACGATGCATTGGGATTCACTTTTTTAATCCTGCTCCATTAATGCCCTTGGTAGAAGTGGTGCCAGCTGTGCAAACCTCGAGTAAGGTATTTGAAGATGTGTTTTCTATTATCGAGAGTTGGAAGAAAATAGCGGTTAAAGCAAAAGACACTCCTGGATTTATTGTGAATCGAGTGGCTAGGCCTTTTTATGGAGAAGCGCTGCGGATCTATGAAGAAGGTTTCGCAGGACTACCAGAAGGGGAAGCCGGTTTTGCAACTATAGACTGGGCTATGAAAGAGCTTGGAGGGTTTAGGATGGGGCCTTTTCAACTGATGGATTTTATTGGTAATGATGTGAACTACACCGTAACAGAAACTGTTTTTACAGCCTTTTATTACGATCCGCGTTACAAGCCCTCTTTAACACAAAAACGGTATGCTGAAGCAGGATATTTAGGTAGGAAATCTGGAAAGGGATTTTATAACTACTCAGAAAATGCTAAGAAGATACCCCCTGTAAAGGATAAAGCTCAAGGTGAAAAAATCTTTAATAGAATCCTTGTTATGCTTATTAATGAAGCTGCTGATGCCTTATCTTTAAATATTGCCACGGCTAAAGACATTGATTTGGCGATGACCAAGGGTGTTAATTATCCGAAAGGCTTACTGAGCTGGGCCAATAAAAAAAGAATCGATTGGTGCGTAGAACAGATGGATTTTCTGTATGATACGTATAGAGAAGATCGCTACAGATGTAGCCCGTTGCTTCGTCAATTAAATAAAGAAAATAAAGTGTTTGAGATCTAG